The following are from one region of the Gammaproteobacteria bacterium genome:
- a CDS encoding M48 family metallopeptidase: MKRQAYGTQRLRPINKIGEGVSTAQRSGSLVQSINQHFLRLLCAAAIILSLTACATSPMGRTQLVFMPDSEVNAMGLQAFSDLKNEKKINQNPKENQFVTCVADAITREVGGGNWEVVVFEDASLNAFALPGQKIGVHTGLVELVDNQDQLAAVIGHEVGHVMARHSNERMSQKLGAQMGIALVAAVAAPTTPMGQTALGLLGVGAQYGVILPFSRLHESEADMIGVELMAKAGFNPAESVTLWQKMSQASQGAQPVEFLSTHPSHETRIDDLRAHLPKANALMQQAHAAGKQPKCVK, encoded by the coding sequence ATGAAGCGGCAGGCGTACGGAACGCAGCGACTGAGACCTATCAACAAGATAGGCGAGGGAGTGAGTACCGCGCAACGAAGCGGTTCGCTCGTGCAGTCAATTAATCAGCATTTCCTTAGATTATTGTGCGCTGCGGCGATTATTCTTTCTCTTACGGCTTGCGCCACTTCGCCGATGGGTAGAACCCAGCTTGTTTTTATGCCCGACAGTGAAGTCAATGCGATGGGATTGCAAGCTTTTTCGGATCTGAAGAATGAAAAGAAGATCAATCAGAATCCCAAAGAGAATCAGTTCGTGACTTGTGTCGCCGATGCCATTACCCGTGAAGTCGGCGGCGGTAATTGGGAAGTGGTTGTGTTTGAAGACGCTAGCCTGAATGCCTTTGCATTGCCGGGGCAGAAAATCGGCGTGCATACCGGGTTGGTTGAGTTGGTGGATAACCAGGACCAATTGGCGGCTGTGATTGGTCATGAGGTCGGTCACGTCATGGCGCGACACAGTAATGAGCGGATGTCGCAGAAGCTCGGCGCGCAAATGGGGATTGCGCTCGTTGCCGCGGTAGCTGCGCCGACGACGCCGATGGGACAAACGGCGCTCGGTTTGCTCGGCGTCGGTGCGCAATATGGCGTGATTCTGCCGTTCAGCCGTTTGCATGAGAGCGAAGCGGACATGATCGGCGTTGAGTTGATGGCAAAAGCCGGGTTTAATCCCGCCGAAAGCGTTACGCTGTGGCAGAAAATGTCGCAAGCCAGTCAGGGCGCGCAGCCAGTGGAATTTCTGTCAACCCACCCGTCGCATGAAACGCGCATCGACGATTTGCGTGCACATTTGCCCAAGGCTAATGCGTTGATGCAGCAGGCGCATGCCGCGGGTAAGCAACCGAAATGTGTCAAATAA
- a CDS encoding dodecin domain-containing protein — protein MSDHVYKVIEIVGSSAKSSDDAIQQAIAKAGASLHNLDWFEVVETRGHIVNAKIAHYQVKLKIGFRLD, from the coding sequence ATGAGCGATCATGTGTACAAAGTTATCGAAATCGTCGGCTCATCGGCTAAAAGCAGCGACGATGCCATTCAGCAAGCTATCGCCAAAGCCGGTGCATCCTTGCATAATCTGGATTGGTTTGAGGTGGTGGAAACGCGCGGGCATATTGTTAACGCCAAAATTGCGCATTATCAGGTTAAGTTGAAAATCGGTTTCCGCTTGGATTGA
- a CDS encoding VOC family protein, protein MAIEGMNHFTVLSNDLERSKNFYIEVLGLTEGYRPPFAFPGAWLYTGNQAILHIMAGKPMPPNPAGVIDHMAFTANNLQATVDTLKRHGIQYDLHRLQGLEIWQLFCHDPDGAKVELDFPATEPEPKA, encoded by the coding sequence ATGGCGATTGAAGGAATGAATCATTTCACGGTCTTGAGCAACGACCTGGAAAGAAGCAAGAATTTTTATATCGAAGTATTAGGATTGACAGAGGGCTACCGTCCGCCGTTTGCTTTTCCGGGCGCATGGCTGTATACCGGAAATCAGGCCATTCTGCATATCATGGCGGGCAAACCGATGCCGCCCAATCCGGCCGGTGTAATCGATCACATGGCTTTTACTGCAAACAATCTGCAGGCTACGGTCGATACCTTAAAGCGGCACGGTATTCAATACGATTTGCACCGTTTGCAGGGGTTGGAAATCTGGCAGCTGTTTTGCCACGATCCGGACGGTGCCAAAGTGGAATTGGATTTTCCGGCAACTGAACCGGAACCCAAGGCTTAG